A single region of the Plutella xylostella chromosome 26, ilPluXylo3.1, whole genome shotgun sequence genome encodes:
- the LOC105381010 gene encoding myosin regulatory light chain 2 isoform X1 translates to MSDEKKEKVKKKKVKDPAAAEGEVSAPASTPASGGGSERQSSRGSRKAKRTGSNVFSMFTQKQVAEFKEAFRSQIAESLTLLRICPQAFQLMDHDKDGIIGKNDLRATFDSLGRLASEKELDEMVNEAPGPINFTQLLTLFATRMSGGSDEDDVVINAFKTFDDEGKIDSEKLRHALMSWGDKFSADEVDEAYDQMDIDDKGFIDTGKLIAMLTASAEEGEEGGEAA, encoded by the exons ATG TCGGACGAAAAGAAAGAGAAGgtaaagaagaagaaggtaaAGGACCCGGCTGCGGCTGAGGGCGAGGTATCCGCGCCCGCGTCCACCCCCGCGTCCGGCGGCGGCAGCGAGAGACAGTCCTCCCGAGGAAGCCGTAAGGCCAAGAGGACTGGATCCAATGTCTTCTCCATGTTCACACAGAAGCAGGTCGCTGAGTTCAAGGAG GCCTTCCGGTCGCAAATAGCCGAATCGCTTACACTTCTCCGTATCTGTCCGCAGGCCTTCCAGCTGATGGACCACGACAAGGACGGCATCATCGGCAAGAACGACCTTCGCGCCACCTTCGACTCTCTCGGCAGGCTCGCCTCCGAGAAGGAGCTCGACGAGATGGTCAACGAGGCCCCTGGCCCCATCAACTTCACCCAGCTCCTGACCCTCTTCGCGACCCGCATGTCCGGCGGATCCGACGAGGATGACGTCGTCATCAACGCCTTCAAGACCTTCGACGACGAAGGCAAGATCGACTCTGAGAAGCTCAGGCACGCCCTCATGTCGTGGGGAGACAAGTTCTCCGCCGATGAGGTTGATGAGGCGTACGACCAGATGGACATTGACGACAAGGGCTTCATCGACACCGGCAAGCTCATCGCCATGCTCACCGCGTCCGCCGAGGAGGGCGAGGAGGGCGGAGAGGCTGCGTAA
- the LOC105383835 gene encoding uncharacterized protein LOC105383835 produces MNQTVISLKIKLETREPEVTWRWSVHEFPVDYSDITQNRCSQKHLGREIVALKDQTGYLDHLGQNIPEFYSSVPLTGRSGLWGRSLVLETSASTKVLCSSMFSAEDMMLETHAVATFTSPIFGSVHFRWLDARKCNEEDAFVIADLYHIKDVKVREKFTLHKWKVFLTDTYDSDERNFADDCNILDSIFTVDDSDLGTRIGDLDRHMGLIKISTDASKAKFKTMFRNPVLDVLRDYVVKGNSSVYLVIYDHVYQKKFLACTKLRKIPPRSYKHVDLTTYSELKYSIGELPPKFLHERSMKDICNSTGLVYNPVDVVQKTTLALGNGTQDEYAVGNLIHKYRTNPELNTAYWDVYLPLYGAHSILHRSVLLERDTKHFPLCGAILAYHHDRDSPIPMTTAEAVFRYPLAGRVTFRQPLRQPWADTSIIVDYLIHSGDFGGSFINTDRWTIEDNDFPKKKRPHQLHRVAPPRHRRGCDSPRHVFEPLGLDLVKFHRSCCEPGLEGLCRMGDLSSRHENPKLSTTLAGMLAETRRVYSAPLALSGTLSIISKFLVVSYRLGLKELSACAMIVPVHQRSAIVRDWVPNGEGQLTMRGHVTLTQESDLSPTSVDVKMEVMESGIGNYGIHTAPVVNDVENPCDDKSLDGVYNPFKVNKMKSPYPTIGTADQYELGALGRKHGYVDGYRRFSAYYDDTQVSLFGPHSVIRRSFVFQKMVDKRPAACSTIERHYNGTEARLMTVIASFHKSPALEGYIRMSQLLYVDGSVSDTTVEGYLKHVGDTASYLNYKHKWEIRDGVINETGQCRENTSVWNPYIKMNNTVLNNVQYGRDCGPDSPLRCAVGDLTGKLGTINLGERIVLTDSNLPLMDIAGGRSLAIFGHGISNEVIGCANITNDEEVTKYTYIVKPSDRFNLQKFLSQVRGLLKAPAWLVSADPRVADHGECLRLLMRFRGPGAELLMKAFEKVMEDEDSETPRVYRSCLDRENKRKKGQVFTNFISKNPVPATKYLLKNEV; encoded by the exons ATGAACCAAACAGTCATCAGTTTGAAGATCAAGCTGGAAACGAGAGAACCAGAGGTCACCTGGCGCTGGTCTGTCCACGAGTTTCCAGTCGACTACAGTGATATAACCCAGAACAGATGCTCACAGAAACATCTGGGCAGAGAAATCGTAGCATTGAAGGATCAAACGGGGTACCTGGACCACCTTGGTCAGAATATACCAGAGTTTTACAGCTCAGTTCCTCTGACGGGGAGGTCAGGGTTGTGGGGCAGAAGTCTGGTCTTGGAAACTTCGGCTTCGACTAAGGTTCTTTGTTCGTCGATGTTTTCTGCTGAAGATATGATGTTGGAGACGCATGCTGTGGCTACTTTCACGTCACCCATTTTTGGGTCGGTGCATTTCAGATGGCTCGACGCTAGGAAGTGTAATGAGGAAGATGCCTTCGTTATAGCAGATTTATATCACATAAAAGACGTTAAAGTTCGGGAGAAATTCACATTGCATAAATGGAAAGTCTTTTTAACAGACACTTACGATTCTGATGAAAGGAACTTTGCTGATGATTGCAATATCTTAGATTCAATATTTACTGTGGATGATAGTGATTTGGGCACAAGAATAGGAGACCTAGACAGACATATGGgtcttattaaaatatcaacTGATGCCAGTAAAGCTAAATTCAAGACAATGTTTAGAAATCCAGTTTTAGATGTGTTAAGAGATTATGTGGTTAAAGGCAACAGTAGTGTTTATCTCGTCATTTACGATCATGTGTATCAGAAGAAGTTTTTGGCGTGCACTAAATTACGAAAAATACCACCCAGAAGCTACAA ACATGTGGACCTGACCACGTACAGTGAGCTCAAGTATTCCATTGGGGAACTCCCTCCAAAGTTCCTCCATGAAAGATCTATGAAAGATATTTGTAACAGTACCGGACTTGTTTATAATCCTGTGGATGTTGTCCAGAAAACTACTCTGGCTTTAG gtaatgGCACGCAAGATGAGTATGCAGTAGGCAATCTGATTCACAAATATAGAACAAATCCGGAGCTAAACACTGCGTACTGGGATGTGTATCTACCGCTGTATGGCGCGCATAGCATCTTACACAGATCAGTGCTTTTGGAGAG AGACACCAAGCACTTCCCGCTCTGCGGCGCGATCCTGGCGTACCATCACGACAGAGACTCCCCGATCCCGATGACGACCGCCGAGGCTGTCTTCAGGTACCCGCTGGCTGGCCGGGTCACCTTCCGACAGCCGCTGAGGCAGCCCTGGGCTGATACTAGCATTATTGTTGACTATTTG ATACATTCCGGTGATTTTGGCGGATCCTTCATTAACACTGATCGATGGACCATAGAAGATAACGATTTTCCTAA GAAGAAGAGGCCCCACCAGCTGCACCGCGTGGCTCCCCCCCGCCACCGCCGCGGCTGCGACTCCCCTCGCCACGTGTTCGAGCCGCTCGGACTGGACCTGGTCAAGTTCCACCGGAGCTGCTGCGAGCCAGGCCTGGAGGGGCTGTGCAGAATGGGGGACTTAAGCTCTAG ACACGAGAACCCCAAGCTATCCACAACCTTGGCGGGCATGCTGGCGGAGACCCGGCGCGTGTACTCCGCCCCGCTGGCGCTGTCTGGGACGCTCTCCATCATCAGCAAGTTCCTCGTCGTGAGCTACCGGCTCGGCCTCAAGGAGCTGTCCGCTTGCGCTAT GATAGTCCCGGTACACCAGCGTTCAGCCATCGTCCGTGACTGGGTCCCCAACGGCGAGGGTCAGCTGACGATGAGGGGCCACGTGACCTTGACCCAGGAGTCCGACCTGAGCCCCACCAGCGTCGACGTCAAGATGGAAGTGATGGAGAGTGGGATCGGGAACTATGGCATTCATACG GCTCCTGTGGTGAATGACGTAGAAAACCCTTGTGACGACAAGAGTTTAGACGGTGTCTACAATCCGtttaaagttaataaaatgAAGAGTCCATATCCTACGATTG GCACAGCGGATCAGTACGAGCTGGGAGCCCTGGGTCGCAAACACGGCTACGTAGATGGGTACCGACGGTTCTCTGCATACTATGACGACACTCAGGTCTCCTTGTTCGGGCCTCACAGTGTCATTAGAAGGTCGTTTGTGTTTCAGAAAATG GTAGACAAGCGTCCAGCAGCCTGTTCAACAATCGAGCGACATTACAACGGCACAGAAGCGCGTCTGATGACAGTCATAGCGTCATTCCACAAGTCACCAGCACTGGAGGGGTACATACGGATGTCACAACTACTGTATGTGGATGGTAGCGTCAGTGACACCACTGTAGAAGGCTATTTGAAGCATGTTGGGGATACAGCGTCTTATTTG AATTATAAACACAAGTGGGAGATAAGAGATGGTGTAATAAATGAAACTGGACAATGTCGAGAGAACACAAGTGTCTGGAATCCCTACATTAAAATGAATAACACtgttttaaat AATGTTCAATACGGAAGAGACTGTGGACCGGACAGTCCTCTGCGATGTGCAGTCGGTGACCTCACGGGCAAGCTTGGAACCATCA ATTTAGGCGAGCGTATTGTGCTAACCGACAGTAATCTCCCCCTGATGGACATCGCTGGTGGTCGTTCCTTGGCAATCTTCGGCCATGGGATAAGTAACGAGGTGATCGGATGTGCCAATATCACGAATGATGAAGAAGTTACTAAATACACTTATATTGTGAAGCCTAGTGATCGGTTTAACTT ACAGAAGTTCCTCTCCCAAGTCCGCGGCCTGCTGAAGGCGCCGGCCTGGCTGGTCTCCGCGGACCCTCGCGTCGCCGACCACGGCGAGTGTCTGAGGCTGCTCATGAGGTTCCGGGGGCCTGGCGCTGAGCTACTGATGAAGGCGTTTGAGAA AGTGATGGAGGATGAAGACTCTGAGACGCCAAGAGTTTACCGCAGCTGTTTAGATCgcgaaaataaaagaaaaaagg GTCAAGTCTTCACAAATTTTATCTCGAAGAATCCCGTACCTGCCACTAAATATTTGCTGAAGAACGAAGTCTGA
- the LOC105381010 gene encoding myosin regulatory light chain 2 isoform X2, which yields MSDEKKEKVKKKKVKDPAAAEGEVSAPASTPASGGGSERQSSRGSRKAKRTGSNVFSMFTQKQVAEFKEAFQLMDHDKDGIIGKNDLRATFDSLGRLASEKELDEMVNEAPGPINFTQLLTLFATRMSGGSDEDDVVINAFKTFDDEGKIDSEKLRHALMSWGDKFSADEVDEAYDQMDIDDKGFIDTGKLIAMLTASAEEGEEGGEAA from the exons ATG TCGGACGAAAAGAAAGAGAAGgtaaagaagaagaaggtaaAGGACCCGGCTGCGGCTGAGGGCGAGGTATCCGCGCCCGCGTCCACCCCCGCGTCCGGCGGCGGCAGCGAGAGACAGTCCTCCCGAGGAAGCCGTAAGGCCAAGAGGACTGGATCCAATGTCTTCTCCATGTTCACACAGAAGCAGGTCGCTGAGTTCAAGGAG GCCTTCCAGCTGATGGACCACGACAAGGACGGCATCATCGGCAAGAACGACCTTCGCGCCACCTTCGACTCTCTCGGCAGGCTCGCCTCCGAGAAGGAGCTCGACGAGATGGTCAACGAGGCCCCTGGCCCCATCAACTTCACCCAGCTCCTGACCCTCTTCGCGACCCGCATGTCCGGCGGATCCGACGAGGATGACGTCGTCATCAACGCCTTCAAGACCTTCGACGACGAAGGCAAGATCGACTCTGAGAAGCTCAGGCACGCCCTCATGTCGTGGGGAGACAAGTTCTCCGCCGATGAGGTTGATGAGGCGTACGACCAGATGGACATTGACGACAAGGGCTTCATCGACACCGGCAAGCTCATCGCCATGCTCACCGCGTCCGCCGAGGAGGGCGAGGAGGGCGGAGAGGCTGCGTAA